In the genome of Bordetella avium, the window TGCCGTTGGCGATTGGTTCGCAAACGGCCGGATCGGTGATACGCCCGGCTGCCTATTGCGGCGTAGTCGGCTATAAGCCGACCTTTGGGCGCGTGTCACGCGCCGGCATGAAGCTCTTGAGCGAAAGCCTGGATACCGTTGGCGGTTTTGCTCGTAGCGTTGAGGACATGGCGCTGCTGGTTTCGGTGTTGATGGGGGATGAGCGTCTGCGTGAGCTGCCGGAAGTCTCCCTGCCTCGCATCGGCATGCTGCGCACCTTCCAATGGCGTCATGCTCAGGCGGAAACGCGCGAGGCTTACGAGGATGCTGCCCGCCGATTGTCACGCGCCGGCGCCGTGGTCGAGGATATCGAGCTGCCAGTCCAGGATTGCAGCCTGGTGCAGTTGCATGCCGATGTCATGGCATTCGAAGCCGCGCAGGGGCTGGCCTTTGAGCGCACGCGTTGCCGTCAGCAATTAGGTACGCGCCTGCTGGCGCTGCTCGACGCGGGCGCCGCCATTCGCGCCGAAGATCACCAGGAGAGGCTGACGCGCGCTGCCCTTGCCCGCGCACGGGCCTTGCAGTGGTTTGACCAGTATGACGTGCTGCTGGTGCCCAGCACTACGGGCGAGGCGCCTTTCCTTGAGCAGGGTACGGGTGACCCTTTGTTTTGCCGTGTCTGGACCCTACTCGGTTTTCCGGCGGTTCATCTGCCGTTTTCGTCGGGGCCGCAGGGGCTGCCGGTGGGGCTGCAGGTGTTGGGGCCGCCGCATGCAGATTACAAGCTGCTCTCCACTGCGCGCTGGATGCATCCCGTGCTGCAAGGCGAGTGCTAAGCGCGGGGCCGCCGCTGTGTAAGCACAAACCGGTCAGTTTGAGCTGACCGGTTTTTTGTTGACGGTAAACGAAGGGGCGTCAGGCCGTAACGGCCGCGTCGTCTGCGCTTACGGACTCGCCTTGTGATTGGATGTGGCGGTTGACGGCGGACAGGACCGCCTGGAAGGATGCCGTCACGATGTCGCGGTCGATGCCCACACCAAAGCCGGTGGGCGAATCGCCGATGCGCATTTCGACATAGCTGGCCGCACGCGTGTCAGTACCGGTACCGATGGCGTGCTCATG includes:
- a CDS encoding amidase codes for the protein MAKALNELGALEAVKRLQRRELSAVQMARACLARIEQREPAVRAWTALDPAQVIAQAQALDAASLRGVLHGLPLGVKDIFDTHDLPTCYGSGIYSTHQPDSDAAVVALCREAGALVLGKTVTTEFATYQPGPTRNPCNTSYTPGGSSSGSAAAVADAMVPLAIGSQTAGSVIRPAAYCGVVGYKPTFGRVSRAGMKLLSESLDTVGGFARSVEDMALLVSVLMGDERLRELPEVSLPRIGMLRTFQWRHAQAETREAYEDAARRLSRAGAVVEDIELPVQDCSLVQLHADVMAFEAAQGLAFERTRCRQQLGTRLLALLDAGAAIRAEDHQERLTRAALARARALQWFDQYDVLLVPSTTGEAPFLEQGTGDPLFCRVWTLLGFPAVHLPFSSGPQGLPVGLQVLGPPHADYKLLSTARWMHPVLQGEC